A single genomic interval of Brevibacillus brevis harbors:
- a CDS encoding SDR family NAD(P)-dependent oxidoreductase has protein sequence MNIQEILRALQAGEVSSEDAKRRIMALKDGAGRKIPSPADHADSRSPEPEKAGLKVDSRQSAKSGSAGLVVSNVHHIGEVSLRPWSVSEPDFGEMTIQVMASAVNFPDLMCVNGLYPTMPDYPFVPGFEVAGIVTRIGKGVEEFQIGDEVIALTGKQLGGHASEVNVAAANAVRKPANITFEEGCSLPVVFSTVYHAFETGKLAHGEQVLIQTATGGCGLIALQLANLKGCKIYGTSSKAEKLDLLDRLGVAAAINYTASPFDREIASLTNGRGVDVVLNMLAGDAIQKGLNCLAPSGRYLELAVHALKTSGNLDLSGLVHNQTIHSIDLRRLSAQKGFNKELLHVMVDLLQTEKIVPIVSRIYPFQRVQEALEYVSSGQHIGKVVISRTAEDMTDRTDELIERMRRQKSQRQESFGLHSAHAAVRSREDMPKEKSRKSPDLDGIAIIGMSGQFPKAANIDELWDNICKGEDCVSEIPAERWSLERYYDPDPKKPGKTYSKWMGVLEDADKFDPLFFQISPVEAEYMDPQQRLFLANSWTCIENAGLRPSDLSGSRCGVFAGCGTGDYGRMERGEELHAQNLMGTSVSILSARISYLLNLKGPCMAIDTACSSSLVAISEACNSLLLDNCDMALAGGVNVMSGPAMHIMTSKSGMLSKDGRCYTFDNRANGFVPGEGTGVLLLKRLSDAVRDKDPIHAVIRGWGINQDGKTNGITAPSAASQEELEKSVFDKFDINPETISLVEAHGTGTKLGDPIEVEALTASFGAYTDKRGYCALGSIKSNIGHLLAASGVSGVIKVVQSLKHRMLPPTIHFDSLNEHIRLDGSPFFVNTSLKKWEIESGIRRASVSSFGFSGTNAYMVIEEYNSESPGHSAPPMDQPLIFPVSAKTEDRLDDAVASLKAFLLRETDICLSDVALTLQAGREEMDVRAAFTANTREELLQAMEDHLLRRPSSCVFSGKVNRRQIRNAIASSEELPSEHETGSSQAVKLADAAKKWVQGLQALPLVNGGKRIHMPTYPFAKERYWLEEKASDRDTLHTKILTERLHPLVHRNTSVLGKTRFSASFTNEETLLRDHVVSGQPIMPGMAYLEMARAAVELATDYVQKGRAITLENVVWLRPFIAKATAGHIHVSLTQEGDNQVSFCILAGSSKADADADEGPIYSKGKAVIHASSGPPQLDVQAIRAQCSVAKLDQETCYGAFENIGIAYGPGYRAVETIEIGQDCAIAKIHLPGTMSDETQRIGCNPVLLDAAAQSTIGFAWHSHGRQIDAEKNGPYVPFAIQELTVYRPCTSVMWAVTRIKKAEASGDSLRVFDIDLCDEEGHVCVAMRGMATKRAGKSRDWSFNPHQAETDGSHRLPDGLLLLPTWELAAFNEAPAQHVPDADIVIGGTPEQINQINHRYPAAQPLSFEAGASIEDMAQKLSNYNDLKHIIWISPVHPIQTVRDEGIISEQKDGVFQLFRLIKSLLEIGFGSRSLHWSIITVEAQPIRAGEPSGFAHAGVHGLVGSMAKEYPSWSVRLLDIGLKDELPLDVLPSLPRDAKGNAWGYRNGGWYKQMLVPVKSLPIKHTAYRHGGVYVVIGGAGGIGEVWTEYMIRTYQAQIVWIGRREMDEAIRAKIARLGDLGPAPSYIQADAANLTSLQQAYEKIKSRYTRIHGIVHSAIVLLDQSLAKMDEQRFEAGYVAKNGTVVRTAQVFDREQLDFVLFFSSFNSFLKSPGQSNYTAGCTFSDAFAVKLASEWSCAVKTINWGYWGSVGTVSTETLREKMARIGMGSIEPDEAMDVVERLLAGKVNQMCFVKTTKPLHIEETVEDQHITVLPERFGSVISRIRSDFVPAPFQALSSADRPLEEKTGSIPDAKQRAEVLSLVREAAAMFLKVDEQDIEPDAELAEYGLDPVKMSLLTEMLNQRLGIDVTPELVIRHRSFRELADRIADIR, from the coding sequence GTGAATATTCAAGAGATACTTCGCGCTTTGCAAGCGGGGGAGGTTAGTTCTGAAGATGCCAAGCGTCGAATTATGGCGCTGAAGGATGGCGCTGGGAGGAAAATCCCGTCTCCAGCAGACCATGCTGATTCCCGCAGTCCGGAACCGGAGAAGGCGGGATTAAAAGTCGACAGCCGGCAGTCAGCGAAATCGGGTTCTGCCGGCCTGGTCGTGTCGAACGTTCATCACATCGGCGAGGTTTCTTTGCGGCCATGGTCTGTATCGGAGCCCGACTTTGGTGAAATGACGATACAAGTCATGGCGTCGGCGGTTAATTTTCCGGATCTCATGTGCGTAAACGGGCTATATCCGACTATGCCCGACTATCCATTCGTGCCGGGGTTTGAAGTAGCCGGAATCGTCACACGCATCGGCAAAGGCGTAGAAGAGTTCCAGATCGGCGATGAGGTCATCGCTCTTACAGGCAAGCAACTGGGCGGCCATGCCAGCGAAGTGAACGTTGCCGCTGCTAATGCCGTCCGGAAGCCTGCCAACATAACGTTTGAAGAAGGGTGCAGCCTGCCTGTCGTTTTCTCCACAGTTTATCACGCTTTCGAGACAGGGAAGCTTGCACACGGCGAGCAGGTGCTCATTCAGACGGCGACAGGCGGCTGCGGCCTTATCGCCCTGCAACTGGCGAATTTGAAAGGCTGCAAGATTTACGGCACGAGCAGCAAAGCCGAAAAGCTCGACTTGCTTGATAGGCTTGGCGTTGCTGCGGCGATCAATTACACCGCCTCGCCCTTTGATCGGGAAATCGCCTCCTTAACCAATGGCCGCGGGGTTGATGTTGTGCTTAATATGCTGGCCGGGGACGCGATTCAGAAGGGCTTGAATTGTTTGGCCCCTTCAGGCCGCTACCTGGAGCTGGCCGTGCATGCGCTGAAGACGAGTGGAAATCTAGATCTTTCCGGGCTTGTACATAACCAAACGATTCATAGCATTGATTTACGGCGGTTAAGTGCCCAAAAGGGATTTAACAAGGAATTGCTCCATGTGATGGTTGACCTGCTTCAAACGGAGAAAATCGTACCCATTGTATCCAGGATCTACCCCTTTCAGCGGGTTCAAGAGGCGCTTGAATATGTCAGCAGCGGACAGCATATCGGCAAAGTCGTCATAAGCCGTACGGCGGAGGACATGACGGACCGGACTGACGAGCTGATCGAGCGGATGCGAAGGCAGAAAAGTCAGAGGCAGGAATCCTTTGGATTGCACAGTGCGCATGCGGCTGTCCGTAGCCGGGAAGATATGCCCAAGGAGAAAAGCCGGAAATCGCCCGATTTGGATGGCATTGCCATCATCGGGATGTCAGGCCAATTCCCCAAGGCCGCTAATATTGACGAATTATGGGACAACATTTGCAAAGGTGAAGACTGCGTATCCGAGATTCCTGCAGAACGCTGGTCTCTCGAGCGATACTACGATCCCGATCCGAAGAAGCCGGGCAAAACGTATTCGAAATGGATGGGTGTCTTGGAGGATGCGGACAAATTTGATCCGTTATTTTTCCAAATATCGCCCGTGGAAGCGGAATACATGGATCCACAGCAGCGGCTATTTCTGGCGAACAGCTGGACATGCATCGAAAATGCCGGACTGCGTCCGTCGGACTTGTCCGGCAGCCGCTGCGGGGTCTTTGCCGGATGCGGCACCGGCGATTACGGACGTATGGAGAGAGGAGAAGAGCTCCATGCGCAAAATCTGATGGGGACCTCGGTTTCCATTTTAAGCGCACGCATCTCCTACCTGCTGAATTTGAAGGGTCCCTGCATGGCGATCGACACCGCTTGCTCCTCCTCGCTTGTCGCGATTTCAGAAGCCTGCAACAGTTTGCTCCTGGACAATTGCGACATGGCGTTAGCCGGCGGCGTTAATGTTATGAGCGGACCGGCCATGCATATTATGACGAGCAAATCCGGGATGCTGTCCAAGGATGGGCGTTGCTATACGTTCGATAACAGGGCGAATGGATTCGTTCCGGGGGAAGGAACGGGCGTGCTGCTGCTTAAGCGGCTGTCCGACGCGGTCCGCGACAAAGACCCGATTCATGCCGTCATACGCGGCTGGGGTATTAATCAGGACGGGAAGACAAACGGAATCACAGCGCCCAGCGCCGCTTCACAGGAAGAGCTGGAGAAATCCGTCTTTGATAAATTCGACATTAACCCGGAGACTATTTCGCTTGTCGAAGCACATGGTACAGGAACAAAGCTCGGCGATCCGATCGAGGTCGAAGCCCTAACGGCATCGTTCGGCGCATATACGGACAAAAGGGGCTACTGCGCACTCGGTTCCATTAAGAGCAATATCGGTCATTTGCTCGCGGCATCCGGCGTATCGGGCGTCATCAAGGTCGTACAGTCGCTGAAGCATCGTATGCTGCCGCCAACCATTCATTTCGATTCTTTGAATGAGCATATCCGACTTGATGGAAGTCCCTTCTTTGTAAACACATCCTTGAAGAAGTGGGAGATCGAATCCGGCATTCGACGGGCCTCCGTCAGCTCCTTCGGGTTTAGCGGAACGAACGCCTATATGGTCATTGAGGAATACAATTCGGAATCGCCCGGACATTCGGCCCCACCTATGGATCAACCGCTAATATTCCCGGTATCGGCCAAGACCGAAGATCGACTGGACGACGCTGTCGCATCCCTGAAAGCCTTCCTTCTGCGGGAAACAGACATCTGTTTGTCAGATGTGGCGTTGACACTGCAAGCGGGGAGGGAAGAGATGGATGTTCGTGCGGCGTTCACGGCAAACACGAGGGAGGAGCTGCTCCAGGCAATGGAGGACCATTTGCTGCGGAGGCCTTCTTCTTGTGTATTCTCTGGGAAAGTAAACAGACGGCAGATAAGGAATGCGATCGCATCAAGCGAAGAATTGCCATCCGAGCATGAGACCGGTTCCTCTCAAGCGGTAAAGCTTGCCGATGCCGCAAAGAAGTGGGTGCAGGGCTTACAAGCGCTGCCTTTGGTAAACGGGGGGAAGCGCATCCACATGCCAACCTATCCGTTTGCGAAGGAGCGGTACTGGCTTGAAGAAAAGGCTTCGGACCGGGACACGCTCCATACGAAGATTTTGACTGAGCGTCTTCATCCGCTTGTGCACAGAAATACGTCGGTGTTAGGGAAGACCCGGTTCAGCGCCTCTTTTACAAATGAGGAGACGCTGCTGCGAGACCATGTTGTCTCCGGACAGCCTATCATGCCAGGAATGGCCTACCTTGAGATGGCTCGCGCTGCAGTCGAGCTTGCGACCGATTACGTGCAAAAGGGACGGGCCATTACGCTGGAAAATGTGGTATGGTTGCGGCCTTTTATTGCGAAAGCGACGGCCGGACACATTCATGTTTCCTTAACGCAGGAGGGTGACAACCAGGTTTCATTTTGTATTCTGGCAGGATCTTCGAAGGCGGATGCAGATGCGGATGAAGGCCCGATTTATAGCAAAGGGAAAGCTGTTATTCATGCGTCTTCTGGCCCTCCTCAGCTGGACGTGCAGGCCATTCGCGCCCAATGCTCGGTCGCAAAGCTGGATCAGGAAACGTGCTACGGCGCTTTCGAAAATATTGGAATTGCATATGGTCCAGGTTATAGAGCAGTAGAGACGATTGAAATCGGCCAAGATTGTGCGATCGCTAAGATTCATTTGCCGGGGACCATGAGTGACGAGACGCAGCGGATTGGATGCAATCCGGTATTGCTCGACGCTGCCGCTCAGTCCACGATTGGCTTCGCCTGGCACAGTCATGGACGCCAAATCGACGCTGAGAAAAACGGGCCCTATGTGCCATTTGCGATTCAGGAGCTTACGGTCTACCGTCCTTGTACTTCAGTGATGTGGGCGGTCACCCGCATAAAGAAAGCAGAAGCTTCAGGAGATTCGCTGCGCGTCTTCGATATCGATTTGTGTGACGAGGAAGGCCATGTTTGTGTGGCCATGCGGGGAATGGCAACCAAGCGTGCAGGGAAATCAAGGGACTGGAGCTTTAACCCTCATCAAGCCGAGACTGATGGTTCTCACCGATTACCTGATGGATTGCTGCTGCTTCCTACCTGGGAACTTGCCGCATTCAACGAAGCGCCAGCCCAGCATGTTCCGGATGCCGACATCGTGATCGGCGGAACGCCAGAGCAAATAAATCAAATCAACCACAGGTATCCTGCGGCTCAGCCGCTGTCGTTTGAAGCCGGAGCTTCGATTGAGGATATGGCTCAGAAGCTGAGCAACTATAACGATCTGAAGCATATTATATGGATTTCGCCGGTTCATCCGATTCAAACTGTGCGGGACGAAGGGATTATCAGCGAACAAAAGGATGGGGTATTCCAGCTTTTTAGGCTAATAAAGTCACTGCTCGAAATCGGCTTCGGATCGAGGTCCTTGCACTGGTCCATCATCACCGTGGAGGCTCAGCCGATTCGTGCAGGCGAACCATCTGGTTTTGCACATGCCGGTGTCCATGGTTTGGTCGGGTCCATGGCGAAGGAATATCCGAGCTGGAGCGTGCGACTGTTAGACATAGGCCTGAAGGACGAACTGCCGTTGGACGTTCTGCCCTCGCTGCCAAGGGATGCCAAGGGAAACGCATGGGGCTACCGAAACGGCGGGTGGTACAAGCAGATGCTGGTTCCTGTCAAAAGCTTGCCGATTAAGCATACCGCTTACCGGCACGGCGGCGTTTATGTCGTCATCGGGGGAGCTGGAGGCATTGGCGAGGTATGGACCGAGTATATGATCCGTACCTATCAAGCACAAATCGTGTGGATTGGTCGCAGAGAGATGGATGAAGCCATTCGGGCTAAGATCGCACGGTTAGGGGATCTTGGACCTGCGCCATCCTATATCCAGGCCGATGCGGCAAATTTGACATCGCTCCAGCAGGCCTACGAGAAGATAAAGTCGCGGTATACGCGTATTCATGGCATTGTTCACTCCGCGATCGTCCTGCTCGATCAAAGCTTGGCAAAAATGGACGAGCAGCGGTTTGAAGCGGGGTATGTAGCCAAAAACGGCACAGTTGTAAGAACAGCTCAAGTATTTGATCGTGAACAGTTGGATTTTGTTTTGTTCTTTTCATCCTTTAATTCGTTTCTGAAATCGCCTGGTCAGAGCAATTACACAGCCGGGTGTACATTTAGCGACGCTTTCGCAGTGAAGCTCGCCTCCGAATGGTCTTGTGCCGTCAAGACGATCAATTGGGGGTATTGGGGAAGTGTGGGGACGGTTTCAACCGAGACTCTCCGCGAGAAAATGGCCCGGATCGGAATGGGGTCCATCGAGCCGGACGAAGCCATGGACGTCGTGGAAAGACTGCTTGCCGGGAAGGTGAATCAAATGTGCTTCGTCAAAACGACCAAGCCGCTGCATATAGAGGAGACCGTCGAAGATCAGCATATAACGGTTCTACCTGAACGCTTCGGATCAGTCATCAGCAGGATCAGAAGCGACTTTGTTCCGGCTCCCTTTCAAGCCCTCTCGTCTGCAGATCGACCTTTAGAGGAAAAGACGGGAAGTATCCCAGATGCGAAGCAGCGGGCAGAGGTGCTGTCTCTCGTGAGGGAAGCGGCAGCAATGTTCTTGAAGGTCGACGAACAGGACATAGAACCCGACGCGGAATTAGCGGAATACGGCCTTGATCCGGTTAAGATGAGTTTACTCACGGAAATGCTCAATCAACGGCTCGGAATAGATGTAACGCCGGAGCTGGTCATCCGGCACCGGAGCTTCAGGGAGCTGGCGGATAGGATCGCAGATATAAGATGA
- a CDS encoding polyketide synthase, with translation MQPVVELREIEPGIATITMQDRVYKNTFSDDLVKGLAHAFLTVKETERYKAVILTGYDTYFASGGTQEALLAIFEGQLKFTDSNIYSLALECPVPVISAMQGHAIGGGFVIGLFADFVVMSRESVYTANFMKYGFTPGMGATYILPRKLGLSLGNEMLLSGSNYRGADLEKRGVPFAVLPRDQVMSHALELARQLAEKPRLSLVALKDHLVETMRAELPNYIAKEVAMHELTFHQTEVRDKILSLFGK, from the coding sequence ATGCAACCGGTTGTAGAGCTGCGTGAAATCGAGCCGGGTATCGCAACGATTACCATGCAGGACCGCGTATACAAAAACACGTTCTCCGACGACCTGGTAAAGGGTTTGGCGCATGCTTTCCTAACTGTAAAGGAAACAGAGCGGTATAAAGCCGTTATTTTGACCGGGTATGATACTTATTTTGCTTCTGGCGGGACGCAAGAAGCTTTGCTTGCTATTTTCGAAGGGCAATTGAAATTTACGGACAGCAACATTTACAGCCTTGCGCTGGAATGCCCGGTTCCCGTCATATCCGCTATGCAAGGTCATGCGATCGGAGGCGGGTTTGTAATCGGATTGTTTGCCGATTTTGTCGTCATGAGCCGTGAGAGTGTGTATACGGCCAATTTCATGAAATACGGCTTCACACCGGGAATGGGCGCAACGTACATATTGCCGCGAAAGCTGGGATTGAGTCTGGGCAATGAAATGCTGCTAAGCGGTAGCAATTATCGAGGGGCGGATCTGGAGAAGAGAGGCGTGCCTTTCGCGGTCCTTCCCCGGGACCAAGTGATGAGCCATGCTCTGGAGCTGGCGCGGCAGCTCGCGGAAAAGCCGCGCCTTTCGTTGGTTGCATTGAAGGACCATCTGGTTGAGACAATGCGAGCCGAGCTCCCGAATTATATTGCGAAAGAAGTCGCGATGCATGAGCTAACCTTCCATCAGACAGAAGTTCGGGACAAGATTCTGTCCTTATTTGGCAAATAG
- a CDS encoding enoyl-CoA hydratase/isomerase gives MEFKTLHVRYQGTVCFIRLHRPEADNTINDQLVEELGCVLDQCEEEVTVVVLEGLPHVFCTGADFQEIHAHMAEGRSIRSNPEPLYALWMRMRTGPYIVLSHVKGKANAGGLGFIAASDIVLADGTAQFSLSELLFGLYPACVMPFLIQKTGMQRAHYMTLMTQAFDAETALRWGLIDAWEPESESLLRRHLLRLKRLPKAGIAKYKRYMIELQPLIREGRELAITANQTMFADPDTLAVIYNFVNKGQFPWEG, from the coding sequence ATGGAGTTTAAGACGCTGCATGTTCGATATCAGGGAACCGTATGCTTTATCAGACTGCACCGGCCCGAAGCGGACAATACGATCAATGACCAGCTTGTAGAGGAACTGGGCTGCGTGTTGGACCAATGCGAGGAAGAAGTGACGGTTGTCGTGCTGGAAGGTCTGCCTCATGTATTCTGCACGGGCGCAGATTTCCAGGAGATCCACGCCCATATGGCAGAAGGCCGATCCATACGAAGCAATCCTGAACCTCTGTATGCGTTATGGATGAGAATGCGGACAGGACCGTACATCGTTCTTTCTCACGTCAAGGGTAAGGCAAATGCCGGGGGGCTTGGCTTTATCGCCGCAAGCGATATCGTTCTGGCGGACGGGACGGCCCAATTCAGCCTGTCCGAGCTGCTGTTCGGCCTGTATCCCGCTTGTGTGATGCCGTTTCTTATTCAAAAAACGGGCATGCAGCGCGCGCATTATATGACGCTGATGACGCAGGCCTTCGATGCGGAAACTGCACTCCGCTGGGGGTTGATCGATGCCTGGGAGCCAGAAAGCGAGTCGCTGCTGCGCCGACATCTGCTTCGATTGAAGCGTCTGCCGAAGGCAGGGATTGCGAAGTACAAACGCTATATGATTGAGCTGCAGCCCTTAATCCGGGAAGGCAGGGAGCTGGCAATAACTGCGAATCAAACCATGTTTGCCGACCCGGATACGCTCGCAGTTATCTATAATTTTGTCAATAAAGGCCAATTTCCATGGGAAGGTTGA
- a CDS encoding hydroxymethylglutaryl-CoA synthase family protein: MIQVGIEAMNVFGGTAFLDVPELAARRQLDTARFENLMMLEKTVALPYEDPITFGVNAAKPIVDSLSEEERNRIELVITCTESGIDFGKSMSTYIHHYLGLNRRCRMYEIKQACYSGTAGLHAAVQFILSGTSPGAKALVIATDISRFFVAEGGSSLTEDWSYAELSAGAGAVALLVSDTPYVFQIDTGASGYYGYEVMDTCRPMPDSEAGNSDLSLSTYLDCCEQTFMAYKARVPEADYKDTFQYLAFHTPFGGMVKGAHRTMMRRIAKAKAPEIEADFNQRVLPGIRYCQRVGNIMGGTVFLSLAGLIEHGTFDTPKRIGCYSYGSGCCSEFYSGVATSQSQAALRKFKLSERLQERRLLGFDEYEAMLKSGHGIRFGTRNAKLDLQGIPASVRGEQRLYLEEIRDFHRIYRWL; the protein is encoded by the coding sequence TTGATTCAAGTTGGAATAGAAGCGATGAATGTTTTTGGCGGCACTGCTTTTCTGGATGTCCCGGAACTTGCAGCAAGGCGTCAATTGGATACTGCCAGGTTCGAGAATCTGATGATGCTCGAGAAAACCGTTGCCTTGCCTTACGAGGACCCTATTACGTTCGGTGTCAATGCCGCGAAGCCGATCGTGGATTCGCTGTCTGAAGAAGAGCGGAACCGGATCGAACTGGTGATTACCTGCACGGAATCCGGTATCGATTTCGGCAAATCGATGAGCACGTATATCCACCATTATCTCGGTTTAAACCGCCGCTGCCGGATGTACGAAATCAAGCAGGCCTGCTATTCGGGAACAGCAGGCCTGCATGCCGCGGTCCAATTTATTCTCTCCGGCACATCCCCGGGGGCCAAGGCGCTGGTGATCGCCACGGACATATCCCGTTTTTTCGTGGCTGAGGGCGGGAGCTCGTTGACCGAAGACTGGTCCTATGCAGAGCTTAGTGCGGGAGCCGGAGCTGTTGCCCTTCTGGTCAGCGATACGCCGTATGTCTTCCAAATCGATACGGGCGCGAGCGGTTATTACGGTTATGAAGTGATGGATACGTGCCGCCCTATGCCAGACAGCGAAGCAGGCAATTCCGATTTGTCGCTGTCCACGTATCTGGATTGCTGCGAACAAACCTTTATGGCCTACAAAGCGCGGGTGCCAGAAGCGGACTATAAGGATACGTTTCAATATTTAGCTTTTCATACTCCCTTCGGCGGTATGGTGAAGGGCGCACATCGCACGATGATGCGAAGAATCGCGAAGGCCAAAGCGCCGGAGATCGAAGCGGACTTTAATCAGCGTGTGCTTCCGGGCATTCGATATTGCCAGCGTGTCGGCAATATCATGGGAGGCACCGTTTTCCTGTCACTGGCAGGCCTAATCGAGCATGGGACATTTGATACGCCCAAGCGGATCGGTTGTTATTCGTATGGCTCCGGCTGCTGCTCGGAATTTTACAGCGGTGTCGCCACAAGTCAAAGCCAGGCGGCACTGCGTAAATTCAAGCTAAGCGAACGTCTGCAGGAGCGCCGTCTGCTCGGCTTTGACGAATATGAAGCGATGCTGAAAAGCGGTCACGGTATCCGGTTTGGAACTCGTAACGCGAAGCTCGACTTGCAAGGGATTCCCGCATCTGTGCGGGGCGAGCAGCGGCTCTACCTGGAAGAGATCCGGGACTTCCATCGGATTTACAGGTGGCTGTAA
- a CDS encoding beta-ketoacyl synthase N-terminal-like domain-containing protein: MGSWASCRPDDIVISGIGITSAIGQGQAAFAAALLDGRHAFSVLNRPGRQKGSSSFLGAEIESLVMPERLSKRLLRTASFSGQAAMATMHEAWEDAVLDQVEPERIGLIIGGSNLQQREALQVYASYSERPSFLRPTYAMTYMDSDLCGLCTEQFGIRGFAFTLGGASASGQAVIAQAVQAVSSGEVDACIAVGALADLSYMELAAFRSLGAMGSDQYADRPDLACRPFDGGRDGFIYGENCAAVVIERASCAGKRGVLPYAAITATAIAMDGNRNPNPSYEGEMRVIREALRRAGITAADIDYVNPHGTGSPVGDDTELRALKDSGLSHAYINATKSITGHGLSAAGAVEIIAVLLQMRNSRLHPTRNLELPVDETFNWVKEQFVPYSISHALCLSMGFGGMNTAVTLQKI, from the coding sequence ATGGGTTCTTGGGCAAGCTGTAGGCCGGACGATATCGTCATCTCAGGCATTGGCATCACATCGGCCATTGGTCAAGGACAGGCGGCCTTCGCGGCAGCCCTCCTTGACGGCCGGCACGCCTTTTCTGTGTTGAATCGTCCGGGTCGCCAAAAAGGAAGCTCTTCTTTCCTGGGGGCGGAGATCGAATCGCTGGTTATGCCGGAACGTCTTTCTAAACGGCTGCTGCGAACGGCTTCCTTCTCCGGGCAGGCTGCGATGGCAACGATGCATGAGGCTTGGGAGGATGCAGTTCTGGATCAGGTTGAGCCAGAGCGTATCGGCCTCATTATCGGCGGTTCCAACTTACAGCAGCGGGAGGCTCTCCAAGTCTATGCCTCGTATTCGGAACGTCCTTCGTTTCTGAGGCCCACTTATGCGATGACGTACATGGACAGTGATTTATGCGGACTTTGCACGGAGCAGTTTGGGATTCGCGGATTTGCGTTTACATTGGGAGGCGCATCCGCAAGCGGTCAGGCTGTTATCGCTCAAGCCGTTCAAGCTGTTAGCTCCGGGGAAGTCGATGCTTGCATCGCAGTCGGGGCATTGGCCGACCTTTCCTATATGGAGCTTGCGGCCTTTCGCAGCCTGGGCGCAATGGGCTCCGATCAATATGCCGACAGACCGGATCTGGCCTGCCGACCATTCGACGGCGGCCGGGACGGCTTCATCTACGGGGAAAACTGCGCTGCCGTCGTAATTGAGCGTGCATCTTGTGCCGGTAAGAGAGGGGTTCTTCCTTATGCGGCCATTACCGCTACAGCGATCGCGATGGACGGCAACCGAAATCCGAATCCGTCCTACGAGGGAGAAATGCGTGTGATCCGTGAAGCTCTTCGCCGGGCCGGCATTACAGCCGCAGACATCGACTACGTCAATCCGCATGGAACGGGCTCCCCGGTCGGTGATGATACGGAGCTGCGCGCGCTTAAAGACAGCGGATTGTCGCATGCCTACATCAATGCGACCAAATCCATAACAGGCCATGGTCTCAGTGCAGCAGGAGCTGTGGAAATTATTGCGGTATTGCTTCAGATGCGCAACTCGCGTCTTCATCCGACGCGTAATTTGGAGCTTCCGGTTGACGAGACGTTCAATTGGGTGAAGGAACAATTCGTCCCGTACTCCATTTCTCATGCTTTATGCCTCAGCATGGGCTTTGGCGGCATGAATACAGCAGTCACTCTGCAAAAGATTTAA
- a CDS encoding acyl carrier protein, which produces MNRQEITAVIIKNLYEIVPELEGRELRPEDRLSDLGLNSIDRADLISMVMEDLSLLQNQRSQFVGMSSIGELADGFLGKL; this is translated from the coding sequence TTGAACAGACAAGAAATAACAGCCGTTATCATAAAAAATTTGTATGAGATCGTCCCCGAATTAGAGGGACGGGAACTGAGGCCGGAGGACCGGCTTTCGGATCTCGGATTGAACTCTATCGACCGCGCGGATCTAATTTCGATGGTGATGGAGGATTTGTCGCTTTTGCAGAATCAAAGATCGCAGTTTGTTGGAATGTCAAGCATAGGGGAACTGGCCGATGGGTTCTTGGGCAAGCTGTAG